The Nitriliruptor alkaliphilus DSM 45188 genome includes a region encoding these proteins:
- a CDS encoding DUF2207 family protein, translating to MKTGTKTLISAILVVVYAAAILVTAVLVPNLGRDRAFTIDQFTRTVSLAPGGELDVSERIEVTFHEPRRGIFRDLELDGPAGRVTYQVRSVDRGTDGDGWHYVQERTPDGEPRIRIGDAAIWLDPGPQTYRLGYTAAGLSFRPEARPDQVQLRIDVPGDAWPTDVTATELVVQLPAPPTDVRCVHGRTGATTACEEAQVTGTTVTQRIPPLPPRATATVAVEVPAVALPAGPALPERSVRELGDRSLLAPVDVPAVPGALLVAGLVALPALALEGARSRRVYRDEVTDAALHDREAPTAELEPPDGLAPVELAALLRRNPDHQQLLATLVDLEIRGVVATSSGRGGSPLTIGPGPQAREARPWEAAMLEGLCPGGTPLTFRDKYAPETAKRSGAALGALGRHVMGILGGRSRYTHRRGGALRGNGYSLLVLLSLVLGWMVAVAGARLLGVGLSLAVVAVVALVVTWIGLATVWRHERLPLTSEGRDAIARARAFRSYLAEVHADRLEFAASQAEIGTTHPAVALLPYAISLGLADSWHARFEPLMQSAAQDGRAGATSANTWYVHRTAYTGAVAAQTRSVTAPSSSSSGGGGGGSGSGGGGGGGGSW from the coding sequence GTGAAGACCGGGACCAAGACCCTGATCTCGGCCATCCTCGTGGTGGTCTACGCCGCCGCGATCCTCGTCACCGCCGTCCTGGTGCCCAACCTCGGCCGCGACCGCGCGTTCACCATCGACCAGTTCACCCGAACGGTGAGCCTGGCGCCCGGCGGTGAGCTCGACGTCTCCGAACGCATCGAGGTCACCTTCCACGAACCTCGCCGGGGCATCTTCCGCGACCTCGAGCTCGACGGCCCCGCGGGCCGCGTCACCTACCAGGTGCGCAGCGTCGACCGCGGCACGGATGGTGACGGCTGGCACTACGTCCAGGAGCGCACCCCGGACGGCGAGCCGCGGATCCGCATCGGCGACGCGGCCATCTGGCTCGACCCGGGCCCGCAGACCTACCGCCTCGGGTACACGGCCGCAGGGTTGAGCTTCCGTCCCGAAGCTCGCCCCGACCAGGTCCAGCTGCGGATCGACGTACCCGGCGACGCCTGGCCGACCGACGTGACCGCGACCGAGCTGGTGGTGCAGCTGCCGGCCCCTCCCACCGACGTGCGGTGCGTCCACGGCCGCACCGGCGCCACCACCGCCTGCGAGGAGGCGCAGGTGACGGGCACCACCGTGACCCAGCGCATCCCGCCGCTGCCGCCGCGCGCGACCGCCACCGTCGCCGTGGAGGTACCGGCGGTGGCGCTGCCCGCCGGACCGGCGTTGCCCGAGCGGTCGGTCCGCGAGCTCGGCGATCGCAGCCTCCTGGCCCCCGTCGACGTGCCGGCCGTCCCCGGGGCCCTGTTGGTCGCCGGCCTCGTCGCACTCCCGGCACTGGCGCTCGAAGGGGCACGGTCACGGCGGGTCTACCGCGACGAGGTGACCGACGCCGCTCTGCACGACCGCGAGGCCCCCACCGCCGAGCTCGAACCACCCGACGGGCTCGCCCCGGTCGAGCTCGCGGCGCTGCTGCGCCGCAACCCCGACCACCAGCAGCTGCTCGCGACCCTCGTCGACCTCGAGATCCGCGGTGTGGTGGCCACCTCCAGCGGACGGGGCGGCTCCCCGCTGACGATCGGTCCCGGCCCCCAGGCGCGTGAGGCGCGACCGTGGGAGGCCGCGATGCTCGAAGGCCTGTGCCCCGGTGGTACCCCGCTGACCTTCCGCGACAAGTACGCGCCGGAGACGGCCAAGCGTTCCGGGGCGGCCCTCGGCGCCCTCGGTCGTCACGTCATGGGCATCCTCGGGGGCCGCAGCCGCTACACCCACCGACGTGGCGGTGCGCTGCGAGGCAACGGCTACTCCCTGCTCGTGCTGCTGTCGCTGGTGCTCGGGTGGATGGTCGCCGTGGCCGGGGCGCGGCTGCTCGGTGTCGGCCTCAGCCTCGCGGTGGTCGCTGTCGTGGCGCTCGTGGTCACCTGGATCGGGTTGGCGACCGTGTGGCGCCACGAGCGGCTGCCGCTGACCTCCGAGGGCCGCGATGCGATCGCTCGCGCCCGCGCCTTCCGCAGCTACCTCGCCGAGGTGCACGCCGACCGCCTCGAGTTCGCGGCATCACAGGCGGAGATCGGGACGACGCACCCGGCGGTGGCGCTCTTGCCCTACGCCATCAGCCTCGGGCTCGCCGACTCGTGGCACGCGCGGTTCGAGCCGTTGATGCAGTCGGCGGCCCAGGACGGGCGTGCCGGCGCCACGAGCGCGAACACCTGGTACGTGCACCGCACCGCGTACACGGGCGCCGTTGCTGCACAGACTCGGTCCGTGACGGCACCGAGCTCGAGCTCCTCGGGCGGCGGTGGCGGAGGGTCCGGTTCGGGCGGTGGCGGCGGAGGCGGCGGCAGCTGGTGA
- a CDS encoding LemA family protein, whose protein sequence is MEPWLVVAVVAALILGVVVLYNRLVRARVRVDEAWAQVDTDLQRRHDLIPNLVATVRGYAGHERAALEAVVETRARALQAGDPTAREAAEDELGAAIGRLLAISEGYPDLKADAGFRDLADELAATEDRLAFARDFANHRVATYHELLGTFPSVLVANAFGFERRRLFAVDHAGARRAPEVELSSGGAA, encoded by the coding sequence GTGGAACCGTGGCTCGTGGTGGCGGTGGTTGCTGCGCTGATCCTGGGCGTGGTCGTGCTCTACAACCGCCTCGTCCGGGCGCGGGTCCGCGTCGACGAAGCCTGGGCCCAGGTCGACACCGATCTGCAGCGCCGCCACGACCTGATCCCGAACCTGGTCGCGACCGTCCGCGGGTACGCAGGGCACGAGCGCGCCGCGTTGGAGGCGGTGGTCGAGACGCGGGCACGGGCCCTGCAGGCCGGCGACCCGACGGCCCGTGAGGCCGCGGAGGACGAGCTGGGGGCGGCCATCGGACGCCTGCTGGCGATCAGCGAGGGGTACCCGGACCTGAAGGCCGACGCGGGCTTCCGCGACCTTGCCGACGAACTGGCCGCCACCGAGGACCGGCTCGCGTTCGCCCGCGACTTCGCCAACCACCGCGTCGCCACCTACCACGAGCTCCTCGGGACGTTCCCGTCGGTCCTCGTGGCCAACGCCTTCGGCTTCGAACGACGCCGTCTGTTCGCGGTCGATCACGCCGGGGCGCGCCGCGCGCCCGAGGTGGAGCTGTCGTCCGGAGGTGCAGCGTGA
- a CDS encoding (Fe-S)-binding protein translates to MDAETALMIFRVVVGTAVIAFFGAWAARRVLFLVKLNQAARPNPERSMRNAAKANLRHALVNIFGNKKLLRWSLPGIAHFWVMWAFFVAQTTLLEAAGELYIGPEFNLPLLNSISLAGVTAYDLLGFMQDSLALLSLTGIAIFAAIRFSQDPRSKGRESRFAGSNLVQGWWILGAEFMVIWTLWIAHGVRFAEGHAPTEAAFVSRLFGDAFAGMDTLTLEWVGAVNLVIHIAIVGAFLIFTLHSKHLHILTIPFQELSRDPNRDKALGKLSTELIDMEAMDEDTVLGVGQIEQFTFDRFLDFETCTECGRCQSQCPAWNTGKPLSPKMLIQDLRDHMYAKGPFLLGQIDEAEAGDVIKIPLVGDAPGEAAVIDYDVLWSCTTCGACVEECPVDIQHVDTIVDMRRYKAMMESSFPQEAGVMLRNVENAGDPWGVGQSKREEWTEKLDFDIPVLQPGSDAGGEYEYIFWTGCAGAVDDRSKKITQATAQLLHDAGVNFAILGKNETCNGDPARRLGMEYLFQMLAQQNVELLKSVGADKTKIVAWCPHCFNTLKNEYPDFDGNFEVLHHSEVLAKLIDEGRLVATSELDKKITYHDPCYLGRHNEVYSTPRKVVDAVPGLQPTEMGRCRSNGFCCGAGGARMWMEENIGKRVNMERVDEALELDPDLISTACPFCTTMLSDGIAQKVQEGTLTEGQVEVLDISEVLQRGRLLPMAAQGVKGGDAPTEPEPAGQQ, encoded by the coding sequence GTGGATGCCGAGACCGCTCTGATGATCTTCCGCGTCGTGGTCGGCACGGCCGTGATCGCGTTCTTCGGCGCCTGGGCGGCGCGTCGCGTCCTGTTCCTGGTCAAGCTCAACCAGGCCGCGCGACCCAACCCCGAGCGCAGCATGCGCAACGCCGCCAAGGCCAACCTGCGCCACGCGCTGGTCAACATCTTCGGCAACAAGAAGCTGCTGCGGTGGTCGCTGCCCGGCATCGCCCACTTCTGGGTGATGTGGGCCTTCTTCGTCGCCCAGACCACGCTGCTCGAGGCCGCGGGTGAGCTGTACATCGGGCCCGAGTTCAACCTGCCGCTGCTGAACTCGATCTCGCTGGCGGGGGTGACCGCCTACGACCTGCTGGGCTTCATGCAGGACAGCCTGGCGCTGCTGTCGCTGACCGGTATCGCGATCTTCGCCGCCATCCGGTTCTCGCAGGACCCGCGGTCCAAGGGACGCGAGTCGCGGTTCGCCGGCTCCAACCTCGTCCAGGGCTGGTGGATCCTCGGCGCCGAGTTCATGGTCATCTGGACCCTGTGGATCGCGCACGGCGTCCGCTTCGCCGAGGGCCACGCGCCGACCGAGGCCGCCTTCGTCTCGCGCCTGTTCGGCGACGCGTTCGCCGGGATGGACACCCTCACCCTCGAGTGGGTCGGTGCGGTCAACCTCGTGATCCACATCGCCATCGTCGGCGCGTTCCTGATCTTCACCCTGCACAGCAAGCACCTGCACATCCTGACCATCCCGTTCCAGGAGCTGTCGCGCGACCCGAACCGTGACAAGGCGCTCGGCAAGCTGTCGACCGAACTGATCGACATGGAGGCCATGGACGAGGACACCGTCCTCGGCGTCGGCCAGATCGAGCAGTTCACCTTCGACCGCTTCCTGGACTTCGAGACCTGCACCGAGTGCGGCCGCTGCCAGTCGCAGTGCCCCGCGTGGAACACCGGCAAGCCACTCAGCCCGAAGATGCTGATCCAGGACCTGCGCGACCACATGTACGCCAAGGGTCCGTTCCTGCTCGGCCAGATCGACGAGGCCGAGGCCGGCGACGTCATCAAGATCCCGCTCGTCGGTGACGCCCCCGGTGAGGCGGCCGTCATCGACTACGACGTGCTGTGGAGCTGCACCACCTGCGGCGCCTGCGTCGAGGAGTGCCCGGTCGACATCCAGCACGTGGACACCATCGTCGACATGCGCCGCTACAAGGCCATGATGGAGTCGAGCTTCCCGCAGGAAGCCGGCGTGATGCTCCGCAACGTCGAGAACGCCGGCGACCCGTGGGGGGTCGGTCAGTCCAAGCGCGAGGAGTGGACCGAGAAGCTCGACTTCGACATCCCGGTCCTGCAGCCCGGCTCCGACGCGGGCGGCGAGTACGAGTACATCTTCTGGACCGGGTGCGCCGGCGCGGTCGACGACCGCTCCAAGAAGATCACCCAGGCGACCGCCCAGCTGCTCCACGACGCGGGCGTGAACTTCGCCATCCTCGGCAAGAACGAGACCTGCAACGGCGACCCCGCTCGCCGCCTCGGGATGGAGTACCTGTTCCAGATGCTCGCGCAGCAGAACGTCGAGCTGCTCAAGAGCGTCGGCGCCGACAAGACCAAGATCGTCGCCTGGTGCCCCCACTGCTTCAACACCTTGAAGAACGAGTACCCCGACTTCGACGGCAACTTCGAGGTCCTGCACCACTCCGAGGTGCTGGCCAAGCTCATCGACGAGGGGCGCCTGGTCGCCACCTCCGAGCTCGACAAGAAGATCACCTACCACGACCCGTGCTACCTCGGCCGTCACAACGAGGTGTACTCCACCCCCCGGAAGGTGGTCGACGCCGTCCCGGGCCTGCAGCCGACCGAGATGGGCCGCTGCCGCTCCAACGGGTTCTGCTGTGGCGCCGGTGGCGCGCGCATGTGGATGGAGGAGAACATCGGCAAGCGCGTCAACATGGAGCGCGTCGACGAAGCCCTCGAGCTGGACCCCGACCTGATCTCGACCGCTTGCCCGTTCTGCACCACGATGCTGTCCGACGGCATCGCGCAGAAGGTCCAGGAGGGCACGCTCACCGAGGGTCAGGTCGAGGTCCTCGACATCTCCGAGGTGCTGCAGCGAGGTCGCCTGCTGCCGATGGCGGCACAGGGCGTCAAGGGTGGCGACGCGCCGACCGAGCCCGAGCCCGCCGGCCAGCAGTAG
- a CDS encoding mycothiol transferase: MDATVLLDDALSRLPDLVRDAVADLDDLDLAWSPAPGANPIGWLVWHLTRVQDAQIAPLVDAEQLWTRAGWADHFGIPDGANDHGYGWSTDQVAAFEAPSARVLLDHLDAVNDRCRELVAGLSADDLDRVIDASYDPPVTLGTRLVSVIDDAAQHAGQVGYVRGLLDASRSPT; the protein is encoded by the coding sequence GTGGACGCCACCGTGCTGCTCGACGACGCGCTCAGCCGGCTGCCCGACCTCGTGCGCGATGCAGTCGCCGACCTCGATGACCTCGACCTCGCCTGGAGCCCCGCACCGGGTGCCAACCCGATCGGGTGGCTCGTCTGGCACCTGACGCGCGTCCAGGACGCCCAGATCGCACCGCTGGTCGACGCCGAGCAACTGTGGACGCGCGCCGGATGGGCGGACCACTTCGGGATCCCGGACGGTGCCAACGACCACGGCTACGGCTGGAGCACCGACCAGGTCGCGGCGTTCGAGGCCCCGTCGGCCCGGGTGCTGCTCGACCACCTCGACGCGGTCAACGACCGGTGCCGGGAGCTGGTCGCCGGACTGTCCGCCGACGACCTCGACCGGGTGATCGACGCCAGCTACGACCCGCCCGTCACCCTCGGCACCCGGCTGGTCAGCGTCATCGACGACGCCGCGCAGCACGCCGGCCAGGTCGGCTACGTCCGCGGCCTCCTCGACGCCTCCCGCTCCCCCACCTGA
- a CDS encoding glycine cleavage system protein R, protein MAELAVTAVGADRPGIVAAVAEVLRERGGNVEDSAMTILGGHFAIVLIVASDDTPEDLREALLAATSELGLTISVSRADGSRGAIEPTHLLSVYGADQPGILAGVSRALADVGANVTDLETRVLGADTEPVYAMVVEVVCDAGEALASALATVCEDLGVDHTLRTIDAQTY, encoded by the coding sequence GTGGCCGAGCTCGCCGTCACCGCCGTCGGCGCCGACCGTCCCGGCATCGTCGCCGCCGTCGCCGAGGTCCTGCGCGAACGTGGCGGCAACGTCGAGGACTCGGCGATGACCATCCTCGGCGGCCACTTCGCGATCGTGCTCATCGTCGCGTCCGACGACACCCCCGAGGACCTGCGCGAGGCGCTGTTGGCCGCGACGAGCGAGCTCGGGCTGACCATCTCGGTGTCGCGCGCCGACGGTTCCCGTGGCGCCATCGAGCCCACCCACCTGCTCTCGGTCTACGGCGCCGACCAGCCCGGCATCCTCGCCGGCGTGTCCCGCGCGCTGGCGGACGTCGGCGCGAACGTCACCGACCTCGAGACCCGCGTCCTCGGTGCCGACACCGAGCCCGTCTACGCCATGGTCGTCGAGGTGGTCTGCGACGCCGGTGAGGCGCTCGCGTCCGCCCTCGCCACCGTGTGCGAGGACCTCGGCGTCGACCACACCCTGCGCACCATCGACGCGCAGACCTACTGA
- the def gene encoding peptide deformylase — protein MTVRNVVRYPARVLKGLAGPVGAIGPRERQLADDLVETMYASPGCVGLAAPQLGVPSRAFALDVSVMKKPPPGNHGLVVLFDPELVLANGSERKREGCMSVPDYTCDVRRAVSVVVRGTTPDGDNRVVEAEGFEARAFQHELDHLDGLLILDRVASARTDVFARKRFAEKGQHLK, from the coding sequence GTGACCGTCCGCAACGTCGTCCGCTACCCGGCGCGTGTCCTCAAGGGCCTGGCCGGTCCCGTCGGGGCCATCGGCCCGAGGGAGCGCCAGCTCGCCGACGACCTCGTCGAGACGATGTACGCCTCGCCAGGCTGCGTCGGGTTGGCCGCGCCGCAGCTCGGGGTGCCGTCACGCGCGTTCGCGCTGGACGTGTCGGTCATGAAGAAGCCGCCACCGGGCAACCACGGCCTCGTGGTGTTGTTCGACCCGGAGCTGGTCCTGGCCAACGGGTCCGAGCGCAAGCGGGAGGGTTGCATGTCGGTACCGGACTACACCTGCGACGTGCGGCGCGCGGTGTCCGTCGTGGTCCGCGGCACCACCCCCGACGGCGACAACCGCGTGGTCGAGGCCGAGGGGTTCGAGGCGCGGGCGTTCCAGCACGAACTCGACCACCTCGACGGCCTGCTGATCCTCGACCGCGTCGCCTCGGCTCGCACCGACGTCTTCGCCCGCAAGCGTTTCGCCGAGAAGGGCCAGCACCTCAAGTAG
- a CDS encoding pentapeptide repeat-containing protein, producing MSFGDRDEEDLRGQDLREVDLDGVTLAGCDLRDADLSEVRTDGARFVTCDLSGANLSASVHDGTVFSNCRFERARLSTARFVGCKMTGSDLAGATMLGTEVAGGDWSFVNLRGASLIGRCLAGVRLASADLTDADLTEADLKDADLTDAVLRHTVLRDADLTGARLSGVALDEAHVRGAILDLEGAVHLARCLGAEVR from the coding sequence GTGTCCTTCGGTGATCGCGACGAGGAGGACCTGCGCGGCCAAGACCTGCGGGAGGTCGACCTCGACGGGGTGACGCTCGCCGGCTGTGACCTGCGTGACGCCGACCTCAGCGAGGTCCGCACCGACGGCGCCCGGTTCGTCACGTGCGACCTCTCCGGCGCGAACCTCAGCGCGTCGGTCCACGACGGCACGGTGTTCAGCAACTGCCGGTTCGAGCGCGCCCGGCTGTCCACGGCAAGGTTCGTCGGCTGCAAGATGACCGGCAGCGACCTGGCGGGGGCGACGATGCTCGGCACCGAGGTGGCCGGCGGCGATTGGTCCTTCGTCAACCTGCGCGGGGCGTCGCTGATCGGGCGCTGCCTCGCGGGCGTCCGTCTCGCGTCGGCGGACCTCACCGACGCCGACCTCACCGAGGCCGATCTGAAGGACGCGGACCTGACCGACGCGGTGCTGCGCCACACGGTGCTCCGGGACGCGGACCTGACCGGAGCTCGGCTGAGTGGCGTCGCCCTCGACGAGGCGCACGTGCGCGGCGCGATCCTCGACCTCGAGGGCGCCGTCCACCTCGCCCGCTGCCTCGGCGCCGAGGTCCGCTGA
- a CDS encoding ABC transporter permease — protein MNDSVLVLTLAAAVITGTPIALAALGALLNERAGVLNLGIEGIMLVGAVSAFLTTQAVGSPIVGLLGGAAAGAVLASLHGFLSVTMRANQVVSGLALVIFGTGVAQFLGQPVEGVRLSDRLTGFAIPGLADIPAVGRILFQQDLVVYLTWVLIAAAALYLTRTRTGLAVRAVGESPATADAAGIRVAAVRYAHVALGGALAGLGGAYITTRGAPWDQAATTGGRGWIAIALVVFASWRPARALAGAYLFGIALRANFALQAAEIRAVPAQLLTMLPYLLTIVVLIVLSATDRSGRLGAPAALGAPFVRDER, from the coding sequence GTGAACGACTCCGTCCTCGTCCTGACCCTCGCCGCGGCCGTCATCACCGGCACACCGATCGCGCTGGCCGCCCTCGGCGCGCTGCTCAACGAACGTGCTGGTGTGCTGAACCTCGGCATCGAAGGGATCATGCTGGTCGGGGCGGTGTCGGCGTTCCTGACCACCCAGGCCGTCGGCAGCCCGATCGTCGGGCTGCTCGGTGGCGCGGCGGCCGGTGCCGTGCTGGCGTCGCTGCACGGGTTCCTGTCGGTGACGATGCGGGCGAACCAGGTCGTGTCCGGCCTGGCCCTGGTCATCTTCGGCACCGGTGTGGCCCAGTTCCTCGGCCAACCCGTCGAGGGTGTGAGGCTCAGCGACCGGCTGACCGGGTTCGCCATCCCCGGGCTGGCCGACATCCCCGCGGTCGGCCGCATCCTGTTCCAGCAGGACCTCGTCGTCTACCTCACCTGGGTGCTGATCGCCGCCGCGGCCCTGTACCTGACCCGGACCCGCACCGGCCTGGCGGTCCGCGCCGTCGGCGAATCCCCCGCCACCGCCGACGCGGCCGGCATCCGCGTGGCGGCGGTCCGGTACGCCCACGTCGCCCTCGGTGGGGCCCTGGCCGGCCTCGGCGGCGCCTACATCACCACCCGCGGCGCCCCGTGGGACCAGGCCGCGACGACGGGCGGGCGCGGGTGGATCGCCATCGCCCTGGTGGTGTTCGCCTCGTGGCGGCCGGCCCGGGCCCTGGCCGGCGCGTACCTGTTCGGGATCGCGCTGCGAGCCAACTTCGCGCTGCAGGCCGCCGAGATCCGCGCCGTCCCCGCCCAGCTGCTGACGATGCTGCCCTACCTGCTGACCATCGTGGTGCTGATCGTGCTGTCCGCCACGGACCGCAGCGGCCGCCTCGGCGCGCCCGCGGCCCTCGGCGCCCCCTTCGTCCGCGACGAACGGTGA
- a CDS encoding ABC transporter permease, giving the protein MSALAPSRRFALERRVDVGPGVLLAVPVLSILAALVVGGIFLSAIGLAPLAVYREILRVSYTTGYGIADSLVSASALILTGLAAAVAFRFKLYNIGGEGQLYVGAIAASGAALLLGDGTSAVVLIPVVIVAGMAGGAAWVAVPALARAYLNTSEIITSLLLNYVALSLLQYLIFGADTMWRDPDSPTFPRGAPVPAEALFPRYGTTRVHLGLVLAVVAAVVLAFVISRTRWGFRWRLFGDSPSAARYAGVPSRQVIIVILLLSGALAGLAGAGEVVGRTGRLDATGLVLNLGYNGIIVAALARYNPLAVVPVGILLGGILNAGPALQALPGQNVPTAISTTLTGAILIFALAGELFVRYRVTRPQPRGADDEPAATPGGAT; this is encoded by the coding sequence GTGAGCGCCCTCGCGCCGTCGCGGCGCTTCGCCCTCGAACGTCGCGTCGACGTCGGCCCGGGCGTGCTCCTGGCCGTCCCGGTCCTGTCGATCCTCGCCGCGCTGGTGGTCGGGGGCATCTTCCTGTCCGCGATCGGCCTCGCACCGCTGGCCGTCTACCGCGAGATCCTGCGCGTCTCGTACACCACCGGGTACGGCATCGCCGACAGCCTGGTCAGCGCGTCCGCCCTGATCCTCACCGGCCTCGCCGCGGCCGTCGCCTTCCGCTTCAAGCTCTACAACATCGGTGGCGAGGGGCAGCTGTACGTCGGCGCCATCGCCGCGTCCGGGGCGGCGCTGCTCCTCGGCGACGGGACCTCGGCGGTGGTGCTCATCCCCGTGGTGATCGTCGCGGGGATGGCCGGCGGCGCTGCGTGGGTCGCCGTCCCCGCGTTGGCCCGCGCCTACCTCAACACCAGCGAGATCATCACCTCGCTGCTGCTGAACTACGTCGCGCTGTCGCTGCTGCAGTACCTGATCTTCGGGGCGGACACGATGTGGCGCGACCCCGACTCGCCGACCTTCCCGCGGGGCGCGCCGGTCCCCGCTGAGGCGCTCTTCCCCCGCTACGGCACCACCCGGGTCCACCTCGGGCTGGTGCTCGCGGTCGTCGCAGCCGTCGTGCTGGCGTTCGTGATCTCGCGGACCCGGTGGGGGTTCCGGTGGCGGCTGTTCGGTGACTCGCCGTCCGCGGCGCGGTACGCGGGGGTGCCTTCCCGGCAGGTCATCATCGTGATCCTGCTGCTGTCGGGGGCGTTGGCCGGCCTGGCCGGCGCGGGCGAGGTCGTCGGTCGGACGGGGCGCCTCGACGCCACCGGCCTGGTGCTCAACCTCGGTTACAACGGGATCATCGTGGCGGCGTTGGCCCGGTACAACCCGCTGGCGGTCGTCCCCGTCGGCATCCTGCTCGGCGGCATCCTCAACGCCGGCCCGGCGCTGCAGGCCCTGCCCGGCCAGAACGTGCCGACCGCGATCTCGACCACGCTGACCGGTGCGATCCTGATCTTCGCGCTCGCCGGCGAACTGTTCGTCCGCTACCGGGTGACCAGGCCGCAACCCAGGGGAGCGGACGACGAGCCGGCGGCCACCCCGGGCGGTGCGACGTGA
- a CDS encoding ABC transporter ATP-binding protein, which yields MTSSHPPAAPAATPTHPALEAVGVTKVFPGVVANADVDLALHRGEVHALLGENGAGKSTLASVLTGLYRPDGGQLRRDGQPLVLKSPRAALELGIGIVHQHFRLVPRFTVAENVALGDRRLPWRWRRTEVRDAVAELSERYRLPVHPDAYVGDLSVGEQQRVEIVKSLYRGADVLLLDEPTAVLTPQECDALFTTVRAMAADGKAVVFISHKLREVVAVSDRVTVLRDGRVVGALDAAGTDPAELAQLMVGRPVDLSPLRATSPAGGAVLSVTGLRLDAVGGRGRLDDIDLDVHTGEIVGVAGVAGNGQRELAEAIAGLRSPDAGTVQVGYRDVTGTGPRHTRAAGLGYVPEDRLGTGLAPGLSIADNLALTRPLPLLLDQRGATDAATAVIDDFDVRTTGPGAAVRTMSGGNAQKVLLARELDTSHGAQALVVAAPTRGLDVGATEFVRDLLDRRRREGCGILLISEDLDEVLALSDRIVVLSEGRIVLRRDAADVDVTELGLAMLGHDDLAALEEAGVLDANAAPDDGQDAP from the coding sequence TTGACCTCCTCGCACCCGCCCGCGGCACCGGCCGCCACGCCGACCCACCCGGCGCTCGAGGCCGTCGGTGTCACCAAGGTCTTCCCCGGCGTGGTCGCCAACGCCGACGTGGACCTGGCGCTGCACCGCGGCGAGGTGCACGCCCTCCTCGGCGAGAACGGGGCCGGCAAGTCGACGCTCGCCTCGGTCCTCACGGGTCTGTACCGCCCCGACGGCGGCCAGCTGCGCCGCGACGGGCAGCCGCTCGTGCTCAAGAGCCCCCGGGCCGCGCTCGAGCTCGGCATCGGCATCGTCCACCAGCACTTCCGGCTCGTGCCGCGGTTCACCGTCGCCGAGAACGTCGCGCTCGGTGACCGGCGACTGCCGTGGCGGTGGCGCCGCACCGAGGTGCGCGACGCCGTCGCCGAGCTGTCCGAGCGCTACCGCCTGCCGGTCCACCCCGACGCCTACGTCGGTGACCTGTCGGTGGGCGAGCAGCAGCGCGTCGAGATCGTCAAGTCCCTCTACCGCGGCGCGGACGTCCTCCTCCTCGACGAGCCGACCGCGGTGCTCACCCCGCAGGAGTGCGACGCGCTGTTCACCACGGTCCGGGCGATGGCCGCCGACGGCAAGGCCGTCGTCTTCATCAGCCACAAGCTTCGCGAGGTGGTCGCGGTCTCCGACCGGGTCACGGTCCTGCGCGACGGCCGCGTCGTCGGCGCCCTCGACGCCGCCGGGACCGACCCCGCCGAGCTCGCCCAGCTGATGGTCGGCCGGCCCGTCGACCTCTCCCCGTTGCGGGCGACCTCCCCCGCGGGCGGCGCCGTGCTGAGCGTGACCGGGCTGCGCCTCGACGCGGTCGGTGGACGCGGCCGCCTCGACGACATCGACCTCGACGTCCACACGGGTGAGATCGTCGGGGTCGCCGGGGTCGCCGGCAACGGCCAGCGCGAGCTCGCCGAAGCCATCGCGGGCCTGCGGTCCCCCGACGCCGGCACCGTGCAGGTCGGCTACCGGGACGTGACCGGGACCGGGCCGCGGCACACCCGCGCGGCCGGGCTGGGGTACGTGCCCGAGGACCGGCTCGGGACCGGGCTCGCACCCGGCCTGTCGATCGCCGACAACCTGGCGTTGACCCGCCCACTGCCGCTGCTGCTCGACCAGCGGGGCGCGACCGACGCGGCCACCGCCGTCATCGACGACTTCGACGTCAGGACGACCGGTCCCGGCGCCGCGGTGCGGACCATGTCCGGCGGCAACGCCCAGAAGGTCCTGCTCGCCCGCGAGCTCGACACCAGTCACGGTGCGCAGGCCCTGGTCGTGGCGGCACCGACCCGCGGCCTCGACGTCGGTGCCACCGAGTTCGTCCGGGACCTGCTCGACCGCCGCCGCCGCGAGGGGTGCGGGATCCTGCTGATCAGTGAGGACCTCGACGAGGTGCTGGCGCTGTCGGATCGCATCGTGGTGCTCTCCGAGGGTCGCATCGTCCTGCGTCGTGACGCGGCGGACGTGGACGTGACCGAGCTCGGCCTCGCGATGCTCGGCCACGACGACCTCGCGGCCCTCGAGGAGGCCGGCGTGCTCGACGCGAACGCTGCCCCGGACGACGGGCAGGACGCACCGTGA